The sequence GGCGTAAATATCCACAGCCGCTATGATGTGCCACGCTCTATGGGTAACGTAGCAGCAGGCGCCGGTTACAACTACTTCAGCATTCCATTCGTACCAGGTGCACCCAGAAGTACCATACCTTCCTACTATGCCTACTTTTATGATGACAATGATGTACGTAACGGTCAATGGCTGCATGGTAAACAATACAAACAGGATGGTACTCCTATCACCATCACCACTACTTATGCAGGTTATGATGCAATCACCTATGCAGGTAACACCGCTTCTTACACCTATCAGCTGGACCTGACTCCTGATGTAGTGCTGAGACAAAGTACTGACCTGTTTGATTGTGGTAATGACGAAGTAGCCTGGAACATGGGTTACCGTAATATCAAGTTCTATCCTGATGCAACATCTGCAAACCGTAACCAGAATAACGACATTCCTGTATTCAGATATGCCGACATCCTGATGATGAAAGCCGAAGCAATTCAGCGTGGTGGTAGCGCTACCAACGGTGCTTCTGCACTGAGCCTGGTAAACCAGGTAAGAGCTCAGCGTACTACCAGCGCAGCATGGACAAATATCACACTGGATTCTATCTACAATGAAAGAACCAGAGAGTTCGCAATGGAAGCATGGCATAGAAATGACATGATCCGGTTTGGTAAATTTGAAAACAGCTGGGGTTTCAAAACAGATGCTGATGTGAATCACCGTATCTTCCCGATCCCTACTAATGCAATTAAGTTGAATCCGAATCTGACACAGAATCCGGGTTATTAATAAAAGTTTGATAAAGGATAGCTGGCTCCTTTAGCTAACTGAATAAAAAGAGGGTGTATCTGAAATTAGATACACCCTCTTTTTATTCGGATACCTGATGAAGCCAGATTCCATTTTATGCGTTTCTCAGGAGTTTCATTTATTTATGATACACCTTCTTTTATTCCCCAATAAATTCAACATTTTTGTTTTTATCCCCCTACTAATTCTACACTCCTATACTCCTCCATCAGCTTCTTCTGTAATTCCCCCGGCACAGCTGCATACTCTGCAAACACCGCTTTCACCCTCGCTTTCCCCTGCGTCACATTTCGCAATGCTGCAAACAACTTATCCAATTCCGCCTGCGGCGTGCGCGCTTTAATAATCTGATATCCATTTTCAGAATCCATCCCTGTAATCAAACTTCGCCTGCTCTGCAACTCTCCCATCACATCGCCCGCCATATCATCCGGCGCAGTCGTCTCCACATCATACACAGGTTCTAATAATAACGGTGCCGCCTGGTGAAAAGCATCTTTAAACGCCATCATCCCCGCTATCTTAAATGAAATATCATTACTATCCACAGGATGCATTTTACCATCATATACACTCACTCTGATGTCCCGCACATAAGATCCTGTCAAAGGACCTTCATTCATCTTCTCCATAATCCCTTTCATAATAGAAGGTAAAAACCGTGTATCAATGGCGCCACCTACAATACAATTATTGAATACCAGCTTACCACCCCAGTTTAAATCTACCGTTTCCGTATCACGTACCGGATGTTCCTTATACGGAGGCATACCATCATAGTAAGGTTCTATTTTTATATACACCTCTGCAAACTGCCCCGAACCACCTGATTGTTTTTTATGCCTGTATGTAGACTGTGCACCCTGCCTGATCGTTTCCCTGTAAGGTATTTTCGCAGGAATAAAATCGATCGGCATTTTATAAATATGCTCCAGCCGCCATTTGGTCAATGCTAAATGTAATTCACCTTGCCCATGCAAAATCACCTGTTTCAATTCACGGTTATATTCAATTTCCAAAGTAGGGTCTTCCATATGAATTTCTGCCAGCACTTCGCTCAGTTTTTCATCATCTCCTTTATTCACAGGTTCGATCGCTACCCGCACATTTGGTGTAGGAAAATGAATCGCTTCCACCTGCACACTACCTTTCTCTCCCAATGTATGATTCGTCAAAGTATTTTTCAGTTTCAAAGTACAGCCGATATCTCCTGTACGCAGTACCTCCACATTATTGCGGTTCTTACCGTCAGCGATAAATAACTGATTCAACCGCTCTGCCGTATTCCCCTTCTCATTGTACAACTCAGCTCCCGCCTTCACTTCCCCCGACAACACTTTAAAGAACGATAGCTTTCCAATATGCGGTTCCAGCAAAGTCTTAAATACAAACAACACCGGAGGGCCTGCCGGATCACAGGCTATCGTTTCACCTTTTTCGCCTTTTTCAGGAGGCATATCCACCGCTGATGGGGCTACATTATCAATAAATCCCATCAGCCTTCCACTCCCCATATCATTCAAAGCAGATAAACAAAACAATGGAAACACATCGTGTTTCAACATCCCTATTTTCAATCCCTGCCGCAATTCATCTTCATCGAGATTTCCTTTTTCAAAATACTGTTCCATGAGGGTATCGTCATTTTCGGCGGCTTTTTCTACGAGTTCATTGTGTAGCTTTTCCGCCTGCTCCTTTTCACTCTCAGGAATGGGTAGTTTTTCTGGCTTACCACCTTTTTCCGGGAATTTGTACATCGTCATTTTCAACAGGTCGATCACGCTGTTAAAACCAGGTCCCTGGTTCACAGGGTATTGCATGACCGTAACGGCGTTTCCCAATACCCGTTTTGCGGATTCAACAGTGCGGGAAAAATTTGCCAGTTCTGCATCGAGCTGATTCACAGCCACGATAGTCGGTTTGCGGTACTTATCCACATAGTCCCAAATCAGTTCGGTACCCACTTCTACGCCGTGCTGTGCATTCAGCAGGAGGAGTGCGGTGTCACAGATGCGGATGGATGCAATTACTTCCCCGATAAAGTCTTCAAGTCCCGGGGTATCAATAATATTGATCTTGTAATCACGCCACTCTGTGTGCATACAGGTGGCGTAAACCGAGCTACCCCTGTCATGCTCTATATCATGGTAATCGGAGACCGTGTTCCCCTCTTCGACCCTGCCTCGTCGGGGAATGATGCCGGCCTCGAATAACATGGTTTCGCAAAGTGTGGTCTTACCGCTTTTCGCTGCTCCTAATAGGACAATGTTCCTGATGTGTTTCTCATCATAGGTCTTCATAACAATTTGATTAAGAAAAAATTGTGAAGTAAACGTGGAAAGCCGTTTTGGTGAATAGTGGCCGTAGCGGCGCTGCTGCCGAAGCGTTGCTGTTGATTTATAACCTTTTATAAGCTATATAAATCCCTCTCTGAGTATTAAGGTACTCAATTTTTATGACCTGTAGTATAGTCAAAGATGTTGCAACATTTATAATATCGTATATTTGCGATCTAGACTGTTCTTTGCATCATGAAATTGTTTTTACATTATCTGAAAAGATATAAATGGTTAATCGGATTGGCTTTATTATTAGCGACCATTAACCAGGTATTTTCCCTGCTTGATCCATATATTTTTGGAAAGCTGATTGATCGATTCGCGAATCACCCAAACACGACTGCTAAAGGAATACCACGCGGGCAGGGTGATTATATCAGCGGTGTTATTCTGCTACTGCTTGCTTCTATGGGTGTCGCTATGGTCTCGCGTATTGCCAAGGCCTTCCAGGATTACTTCACAAACGTGATTATCCAGAAGTTTGGCGCCAGTGTTTACACCGACGGACTGAAGCATTCCCTCCGCCTGCCATACCAGCAATTTGAAGACCAGCGTAGTGGCGAAACACTCGCTGTATTACAGAAAGTACGCACGGATAGCGAGAAGTTCATCACTGCCTTTGTGAATGTACTCTTCGTTGCCCTGGTAGGTGTCATTTTCGTGATGGTGTATGCTTACACGGTAAACAAAAGCCTGGTATTTGTATACACCGGCGGTTGTTTGCTCCTGTCCTGGCTCATGAACGTACTCAGCCGCAAGATCAAGACTATTCAGAAAACGATCGTCAAGGAAACGACCATGCTTGCAGGCGCGACCACAGAGTCCCTGCGTAACATCGAATTGGTAAAAAGCCTTGGCCTCACTAACCAGGAAATCCGTCGTCTCAATTCAACGACCATACGTATCCTCATGCTGGAACTGAAAAAGGTGCGTAGCATCAGAAGTATCAGTTTTGTACAGGGTACGTTTGTAAACTTCCTGCGCCAGGTGATCCTCTTCCTGCTCATGTACCTGATTTACGGAGGTTCCGTAACGGTAGGCCAGTTGTTCACCTTACAGCTGTATTCCTTCTTCATTTTCGGCCCTTTGCAGGAATTAGGCAATATCATCCTCGCTTACCGCGAGGCACAGGTATCTCTCCTGAACTTCCAGCGCATCCTGGAGACTCCTGTAGAAGAAACGCCCTCCAACCCTGTCAGGATCAGCAATATTGAGTCCCTCACATTTGAAAATGTAGGATTCCAGCACCTGACAGCGAGTACCAAAGCCCTCGAACAGATCAGTTTCACGGTGAAAACCGGTGAAACAGTGGCATTCGTCGGCCCTTCCGGCTCTGGCAAGACCACGCTGGTGAAATTACTTGTCGGTTTGTACAATCCTGCTGAAGGAAATCTGTACTACAACGGCATTAAAAGTTCCGGGATTGATATAGAAGAATTACGCGCACAGATCGGTTTCGTGACACAGGATACCCAGTTATTCTCAGGTACCATCCGCGAAAACCTCTTATTCGTAAATCCCCGCGCCACAGACGATGATATGCTGCGCGTGCTGAAACAGGCAAGTTGCGACACCCTGCTCGCCCGTGGTGATAATGGGCTGGATACCATGATTGGTGAAGGTGGTATGAAGGTATCAGGCGGTGAGAAACAACGTCTCTCTATTGCCCGTGCACTCCTCCGCCATCCGCGTTTGCTGGTATTTGATGAGGCGACTTCTGCGCTGGATTCTATTACTGAAGAAGCAATCTCTAATACGGTAAGAGCAATCACCGCTACCCGTGAGCATATTACTGTGATGATTGCACATAGGTTGTCCACGATTATGCATGCGGACAAGATTTTTGTGCTGGAAAAGGGGAGGATTATTGAGACGGGGAATCATATTGATCTGTTGGCTGAGAAAGGGCTGTATTATGCCATGTGGAGGCAACAGATCGGGGAAAGATAGTTTTGTCTTTTTTATAATGAAGAGGGGAAGTGATGTATCACTTTCCCTCTTTGTTTTATGATTCGATTGATCGTTTTTATGATTTGATCGATCTTTTTTATTTGCTGATTGATTTAAATAATCATTTTCTATATGTAAATACTTCTCTTCTTTTATGCTTAAATATCCGTCTTGCTCCTTCAAATACTCCGCTTCCAACAGCCGGGTTACCTCCTCCTCAATTACTCCCGCTTTCAATAATTTCGTCGCCTTCCCCGTCATCTCCCTATACACCCCATGCACCTTCTCTTCCAACTGCCTGTACACCCTGCTCGCTATCTTCGACGCCCTTCCCAACCGCGCAGCACTCCACCGCGTGCCCTCAAATGCAGGCAGCGTCATCACCTCTTCAGCCGTCAGGGAACTTTTCATTCTCATGTAATAATTCCCATTCGCTGAATAAAGTGTAATCTCTCCAAAAGTGCCCTGTAAAGGATTGGGATCAAACAATTTAGCCATACTATAAGTTAGGGATTTTCAGCGAACTGAACAAATCATTTTCCGCAGTTGCAGCAACCATTCTTCGCAGTTGCAATAACCATTCTTCAGCAATTCATTTGCTCCTTCCCCCCTCCTTCGACAGCCTTTCAATATCGTTTCTATCCCCCTTCTATATCACTCTACCGCCGCTTTACCGCCGCTTCGCCGTACATACTGCGCACTTTCATGACAATCATGACAAATCACAACTCCGCCGTATCCTCATCATAATACACAAAGAAATACAAATAAATCACCCTGCTTATCCGCATCATCCACGGCTGCAACAACACCAGCAATACCCCATTCACCCCCAGCCACCAAAACACACTGTCATCCTTCCAGGAAATCCCAACCAACACCCAGTAACAAATCAGCGTAAACACCGAAAACGCTACCCCCAAAGCATAACTCACATACCCGGTCCCAAACCAGAACCCCGTCTCCAACTCATACACCTGCCCACATACCGGACAACGTTCATTCATGTTGAAGATCTTCTTAAAACTCAAATGATACGGATTCTTATCCTTAAACATATCCCCTCTCCTGCAATGAGGGCACTTCATGGATAACATACTCAGAAAGTAGTTTGGTCTTTGATGGCTCATACCCCAAAATTACAATTATAATTTATTTATCCTTCCTCTTGTTATCCAGCCACAAACGCAATTTCCTGCTGGCCTGTATTTTGTGTTACTTTCCTCAAAACAAAATCACCCATTATGCGTCCATCAAATCTGCTCATCATCCTATCAATGGCCCTCCTCTCTGCCTGCGCCGCCGCCTCGCAGGAAGCAAGCGCCGATACCACCACTGTAAACAAAGTCATTGCCGAATCCACCCCCACTAATGCAGACATCAAAGATTCGACAAATACTACTCTCAAACCAAAATCCGGCTCCTATTCTCCTGAATGCTACAAAGCCATCACTGACATCGTCATGAGCTCCAGCTTCAAAACCGAAGCGGCAAAAAAAGAAAATATAAAAGTGAGAATAGACCGGGAAGAAGGTAGCAAACTCTTTCTACAACTCTTCGCCAGCGAAAAAGACCACGAGTCTACTTTAGCATGGCTCAGACTGGATAAGGCAAATGAAAAACTGGAAGATATTACTGTAGACCCGGCAAACCCGGTGGTATTGAGATATGACACTAAATTAATCAGTGCATTGAGACAGAACTGTCCATAAAGATGATCTGAAAAAATGGAAATACCAGTAATCCCCCTCAAACAAACAATGCATCAAACAAACAATGTCTACAAAACCAAAGCTACAATGGCAATAGCATATTTCATTATACACATTCCCCTTTTATAAAATCAGAAAGGTCGTCCACGCCCGGACGACCCTTCTTTCTCTATCTGTATACGCAACGACTATTTAAAATTCAACGGTATCGCCACTCTCACACTATAATTCCTCCCCATATTAAACACACCTGTTCTTCCTGTCACCTCATTCTCCGCCGCATATTTCAATCTGCTCAAATGATTCTGATAAGCTACATCCGTCAGATTATTTGCTGCCAAATGCAATGAGAACAATACCTTCTTATTCTTATTCACCACATCTGCACCAATCCCCGCATTCCACAATGTATATCCCGGTGTTGCTGTCTCCGTCTGATAAGCATAGTACACATTGTTCTGGTCAAACGTCCAATCCATCTGTATACCCGCATACGCATTCTGGAATATACCACCTACATGTTTGAACTTTCCTTTCAACTCTGACAACCATCTTGCCGCCGGAATATTAGGCAGATACTTTGTAGAATCTGAACCATTCGCTATTACCGCCTTCACATAGGAGAAAGTATTCTCAAAGTGCAACCAGTCTATCGGATGCGGATGTATATCAATCATCACCTCTCCTCCATACAAATTAGCTGTTGACTGCTGATACTTGAATGCCGCATACCCCTCATCATTATCAGTCGTAGGAATTGAATCCCCACCATTCACACTGCTCAGCTTACGGCTATAAATAAAGTTGGTAATGTGATTATAAAACAAGCTACCCGTCATTGACACGTGCTCTGAATTAAACTCCACGCCAATATCACCCTGTGTGCTCACCTCTGGCTTCAGCGACTCATTCCCATATTCATACTTGATCGTGCCTTCATGCACACCATTCGCGCCAATCTCTGAAATATTAGGCGCCCTGAAACCCCTTGCTACATTCGCTTTCAGCGTTACCTTATCACTCGCTGCATAACTCAGACCCGCACTACCAGAAATGTTGGAAAAATTCTTGCTCAGTGCATTGAACTTCTCTTCACCACCACTGCTTACCGGTTTACCATCTTCATCCAGCATCAAACCCTGCACACTGATATGTCTGTTGTCAAAACGCAGACCACCGCTGAATGTCAGCTTATCCCACGTCTTACTTGTCACCGCATAGATACCCGCGTCAAACAGGTTGTAACCTGGCACCAGGAACTCACTTCCTGAAAGAATATTATTATGCTGCTGCATACCGTTCACACCTATAGCAGTCTGCCATCCATTCATATCAGCAAATGAATATTTCACACCATAGTTGAACGTATTCAACTTCAGGTACAACTCAGGTTCATTCGGATTTAATACATCTCCAAACTCCTGACGTCTGTTCCACTGATAACCCAGTATCACATTCAATCTGCCACCATTGTGCATATAGAAATCGTTATCCCATACCAATTTCTGATGGTTGATCTGCTGACGTGGCAAACCGATTGTATATGATTTGAAATCCTTATCGGTAGCGACTCCTTCTCCTGCCACGCCATTATCATTGATAGGCTTGATGAACTGACCTAGTTCATTACGATCACCTTCTACCAAACCTAACTCCTGGTTAAAGGAAGTAAAGCGCAGTACAGAAGATCCCCAGTTTTTATTGAAACCAATGCTACCACCGTAGTTCGTGTTATGGAACTTAGAGTTATACACATATCCATCGTACTTATTCTTATAATCGTGTGCAAACTTCTGCGTACCATACACACTCCAGCTAAAACCATTTTGAGTTGTGCCTGCCAGATCTGCGTGATAGGCAATCATCCCATTGTTAGACAGATAATTGGCGGCTATGTTGCCTTTCACATGACCTGCCGGCTCAGGAGTTGGTGGTACGATATTGACCACCCCTGCCAGCGCATCGGAACCATATACCAGTGATGCAGGGCCTTTCAGCACTTCTATTTTACTTACATTATAATCGTCGATTTCTATACCATGCTCATCACCCCATTGCTGACCTTCCTGTCTGATACCATCGCCTATTACCACTACACGGTTGTAACCCAGACCACGGATGAACGGCTTGGATATAGCCGGACCCGTCGTCAGCTGACTTACCCCTGGTAGCTTGGCCACTGCATCAATGATATTGGTAGATATATTTGATTCCAGATAATCTTTTCTGATAATGTTCACCGGAGTCGGGTTTTGCTTTAGCGATGTCGCCTGACTCACACCTGTAACCACTACTTCATTTTCTTCAATCACTTTAGTACTCAGACCAAAGTTGATGTTGGTAGCGCCATTCACCTGAACGGTTTGCGTGAGGGTCGCATAACCAATGAAATGTACCTCTACCAGGAATTTTCCTTTTGGTAAATTTTTGATCTCGTAATGACCCTGCGCATCTGTAGAAGCCCCTACATGCAGGTCTGGCAAATAAACGGTCACTCCCGGTAATGGGGTATTATTCGATTTGTCTGTAACCGATCCACTCAGTGAGTTGCCGGCATCATCATCGGCAAAGGCAGGAGAATAAAGAGAAAGTCCTGTCAGTATACTTAATATAACAACACGCAGGTAGTGCATAAAAATAAAATAGTTTAGAATAAATGCATGAATGCATGCATAGCGATTGACATTGCGTCAATTCAATCAGATATAAAAGAGATGATTAAAGAAAAGAAACGGCAGGAGGTGCCCGGGGGGATAACATGCGGTAATCTTCCTGCGTAATTGCCGGAATAACCGGGTTAGCATAACTCCACAATACAGATTGCTCCAGCACAGCAAAGAAAGTACTGGTGTGCTGATAAGGTTCCGGCTCTATCTGCAGGAACTTACAGTGTTGGTGTTTGATAGAAAAAGCAAGTCCATCGTGCGGGATAGGCGCGTCCCTGGTATCATGGTGATCCATGAATACCTGGTGTATGAATTCCCTGGGGGTCGTATTAAAAGTAAATACGCCCAGGAGCAGGATCGCCAGTATCTTATGTAGGAACCTGTTTTTCAAAGTGAAACAAAGGTAGTGGAATTCCTAATAAATGCAACAATGTTGTTAAATATAATGATGAGTGGTGAAAAAGATAAGGGACGTATGTCGCCATACGTCCCTTATTATATATTAAATATTATTGGCTATACCTTCACTTTCAGTATAGATCTCACTTCCTGGTACACCATTATTGGCTATACCTTCACTTTCAGCATAGATCTCACTTCCTGGTTACTCCATTATTGGCTATACCTTCATTTTCAGCATAGATCTCACTTCCTTGTTACTCCATTATCGGCTACACCTTCACTTTCAGCATAGATCTCACTTCCTGGTACACCCCATTCTGCAAACGGGCATAGAAGATACCAGCTGCCAGCTTTTTGCTGTCAAACACCGTTGTATACTCCCCTCCTGCCAACACATTATTCACTGGCACCGCCACCAAACGACCCATGGTATCAAAGATCTGGATCATAGTATGCCCGCCACGTGTTTTGTACTTCAGGGTTGTTGTATCTACAAACGGGTTAGGATAGTTGGTTATCAACCCCTTACTACCGTTATTCACATCGTCGATACCTGTAATAGTACCACAGGCTATACCGCTTACAATTGGCAAGCGCTGGTAATCCTTGAACAAAATAGACTGCAACGTCGTATTATCTACACAGAACCATTGTTCCAGCAGACTCGCATATACTGACCGGAAATCATACTGCATCGGGGTATTATCCGCCACCGACCCGCTATCCGGAATATCCGGCGAAGTCCCCAGGATCCCCTGCTGTACATAATCACCAAATACAATCATCGGCGCAGCAGCACCGTGATCCGTACCCATACTGCTGTTTGATTTGATACGACGGCCAAATTCAGAGAAGGTCATACCCACCACTCTGCGGGACGCTTTCAGTTTGGTCAGGTCATCCATAAATGCCTTGATTCCTTCTGACAGTTCCTGCAATAGTTCTGCGTGATAACCGGTGGTGTTATCTCCCCCCTGTGTCTGGCTGGCGTGGGTATCAAAAAAGCCCATGCTCACCATGTACATTCTGGTCTTCAGACCACCTGCCACCAGTCTGGCCACGATCTTCAGCTGTCTGCCCAGTTGCGTATCAGGATATGCACTTTGAGAAGTGACATTCTGCGCCGCTTTCTTGATAGCATCAGAGAACTTATTTGTCTGCTTGGCGATCAGGCGTATATAAGCCAGTTCTACCCCTGCATGCGTATCCGGAACCGGGTCCGTTACGTCATCTAACAGGTTATAAAAGTCCGTCGCACTGGAAATCGCAATCCCCGTATTGGTATTCGCCCCCTGGAAAGCAGGAGATACGATAGAACCAATCTGGATCGCCAGCGGATCAGGATTATCATCATTCGGGTAACCATCAGGATAACCCGGGTATTGTGTATCAAGATAACGACCTCCCCATCCGGTTTCGACAATCTCATTCGCATCAGAACCAGATACCCAGATATCGGTAGCGCGGAAGTGAGAGTAGTTTGGTGAAGGATAGCCTACGCTCTGGATGATGCAGACCTTCCCTTCTTCATATAACTGCTGCACCCCGGTCATAGCAGGATGTAGCCCTGTTTTTACATTATTCACCAGTGGTAACAGCTTACCCTGGGGGATGGCGATATTTGGACGAATAGCCTGGTATTTATCATAGAGATCGATAGGCACGACCATGTTCAGGCCATCGTTCCCACCGACCAGCTGGATCATAACCAGAACGTGATCGTTGTCCGCCGAAGCACTTTCAAGTGCCGACAATAATGAGGAAGAGCCAAAAGCCTTTACAGCAAACCCGTTGATGAAGGTTGGCAGAATAGCGGCTGGCGCGGTATATTTAAGAAAATCTCTACGTTTCATATTGATAGAGTATAGGTCTTTCTAAAGATCAGGATAGTTGATATTCGGATAGGTTCATCAGGTATTTGTACAGCGTACGCAGGCGGCTTTCAACGACTGTGCGCAATGCGGTATCGGTAGGATAGGCTACCCAGGCATTCCAGGCATCTGTCCAGTAGTAGTCGCTGTCAGGGTTCTGGCCACTGAGCAGGATGGTGTTTTTAAACCATGCCTTGGTGGTGTCAGATACACCTATACGGTACAAAATATCCAGAGAGTCAGAGATCAGTTGTTTTGGATCGGAAGGATTGGAGAGTCTTTGTGCAAAGGCCATCACATCGATCGCCACACCTGCATAACCACCTTCGCTAATCATGGCATCGGTGATCTGGTTACGCTTAGGCAGGGTATCGGTGTTGATCCACATCTCATGGTATTGAGGTTCCTGGTAGTAAGGCTGCCAACCGGCTACCTGTGGTGGTTCGCCAATGTCCTGCAGCATGCTGGCTGCGTGAGAGCGTAGCCTGTCCCAGGAGTCGTAGGCATCCATATAGGCAGTAGGGAAGGTAACGCCGAATTCGCGCACCATACCTACGTTGTGATCGATCGGACTTTTGATGAGTGCTGACATATTCAGCGGATCGAAGAAGTGCTCACTCTTGAAGAGGGCCCTGAGTACTGGCAGCAGATCGTAGTTATTATTTCTGAAAATGTCTGCCAGTGGGGTGATCACATTTGTCTCTACCGCATCGTCGATGAGGTAGTATACAAACCAGCGGTATAATTTGCGAACGATAAATTTCGCGCATTCCGGCTGGGCAAAGATGATGGTCAGCAGGTCATCGAGTTCAGTCGCGCCATCCTGACCGGTTTTGCCGGTGATCTTTTTATTGCTGTAAAAGTCGGAGAATTCTTTGTTTTCGATATCGTGCTCGGTACTCTCAAAGTACGTAGTGATGGTATTGGCATTGATGCGGAAACCAGTAAGCACGCGGGCGGTAGCACGCACGTCTTCTTCGGTGTAGTGGCTATCGGGGCCTTTACCAACGGTGAACAATTCATGGAGTTCACGTGCATAGTTTTCATCCGCGCCCGCTTTGGAGTTGAGGTATCCGTTCAGATATCTCAGCATGGCAGGGTCGAGGGTGATTGCTTTCGTGAGTGTTTTGAAATTGCCCACAGCGTTTGCACGCAGGGTGGTGTTGTACTTGTAGATGTAGCGGGAGTCGTGGGTCATATCCATTTCAGTCACGAAGTGGTTATGCCAGAAGAGCGTCATTTTCTCCTGTATGCTACGGCCTTGATTGATCATGACACCAAGCCACCAGGCTTTGTAGGAGTTCCAGCGTTTGCCATCTTCATCATCGGAGGAAGGTGGGGGTGAGTACACCCAGGTTTCGCCGGGAAGTATGCCATGTTCATCCTCGCCATAGATGTTGACAGGTTGAGTAGTAACGGCGGTGACGGTGGTGAGCAGGGCTTCCACGGCCTGGTCCATGCCGAGACTTTTCACCCATGCAATATCTTCAGGAGTGGCGCCAAACATGGTACGTTTGAGCAGGTGCACTGCCTGGGCGGTATCGAAAGTGCCGGTGTATGCGGAAATACCTGAATCCGTACGCGAACCGGTGGTAGTCGCTTTCACTGCTGGCTGTCGTTTTGCTGATAGCGAAAGGAATTGTCTGCGATCCATAAGGTAATTGATATGGTTATATGGTATTAGGGATGAGTTTTAAAATATAGGCTTTTACACGGT is a genomic window of Chitinophaga sp. LS1 containing:
- a CDS encoding elongation factor G, translating into MKTYDEKHIRNIVLLGAAKSGKTTLCETMLFEAGIIPRRGRVEEGNTVSDYHDIEHDRGSSVYATCMHTEWRDYKINIIDTPGLEDFIGEVIASIRICDTALLLLNAQHGVEVGTELIWDYVDKYRKPTIVAVNQLDAELANFSRTVESAKRVLGNAVTVMQYPVNQGPGFNSVIDLLKMTMYKFPEKGGKPEKLPIPESEKEQAEKLHNELVEKAAENDDTLMEQYFEKGNLDEDELRQGLKIGMLKHDVFPLFCLSALNDMGSGRLMGFIDNVAPSAVDMPPEKGEKGETIACDPAGPPVLFVFKTLLEPHIGKLSFFKVLSGEVKAGAELYNEKGNTAERLNQLFIADGKNRNNVEVLRTGDIGCTLKLKNTLTNHTLGEKGSVQVEAIHFPTPNVRVAIEPVNKGDDEKLSEVLAEIHMEDPTLEIEYNRELKQVILHGQGELHLALTKWRLEHIYKMPIDFIPAKIPYRETIRQGAQSTYRHKKQSGGSGQFAEVYIKIEPYYDGMPPYKEHPVRDTETVDLNWGGKLVFNNCIVGGAIDTRFLPSIMKGIMEKMNEGPLTGSYVRDIRVSVYDGKMHPVDSNDISFKIAGMMAFKDAFHQAAPLLLEPVYDVETTAPDDMAGDVMGELQSRRSLITGMDSENGYQIIKARTPQAELDKLFAALRNVTQGKARVKAVFAEYAAVPGELQKKLMEEYRSVELVGG
- a CDS encoding TonB-dependent receptor, which produces MHYLRVVILSILTGLSLYSPAFADDDAGNSLSGSVTDKSNNTPLPGVTVYLPDLHVGASTDAQGHYEIKNLPKGKFLVEVHFIGYATLTQTVQVNGATNINFGLSTKVIEENEVVVTGVSQATSLKQNPTPVNIIRKDYLESNISTNIIDAVAKLPGVSQLTTGPAISKPFIRGLGYNRVVVIGDGIRQEGQQWGDEHGIEIDDYNVSKIEVLKGPASLVYGSDALAGVVNIVPPTPEPAGHVKGNIAANYLSNNGMIAYHADLAGTTQNGFSWSVYGTQKFAHDYKNKYDGYVYNSKFHNTNYGGSIGFNKNWGSSVLRFTSFNQELGLVEGDRNELGQFIKPINDNGVAGEGVATDKDFKSYTIGLPRQQINHQKLVWDNDFYMHNGGRLNVILGYQWNRRQEFGDVLNPNEPELYLKLNTFNYGVKYSFADMNGWQTAIGVNGMQQHNNILSGSEFLVPGYNLFDAGIYAVTSKTWDKLTFSGGLRFDNRHISVQGLMLDEDGKPVSSGGEEKFNALSKNFSNISGSAGLSYAASDKVTLKANVARGFRAPNISEIGANGVHEGTIKYEYGNESLKPEVSTQGDIGVEFNSEHVSMTGSLFYNHITNFIYSRKLSSVNGGDSIPTTDNDEGYAAFKYQQSTANLYGGEVMIDIHPHPIDWLHFENTFSYVKAVIANGSDSTKYLPNIPAARWLSELKGKFKHVGGIFQNAYAGIQMDWTFDQNNVYYAYQTETATPGYTLWNAGIGADVVNKNKKVLFSLHLAANNLTDVAYQNHLSRLKYAAENEVTGRTGVFNMGRNYSVRVAIPLNFK
- a CDS encoding DUF983 domain-containing protein yields the protein MSHQRPNYFLSMLSMKCPHCRRGDMFKDKNPYHLSFKKIFNMNERCPVCGQVYELETGFWFGTGYVSYALGVAFSVFTLICYWVLVGISWKDDSVFWWLGVNGVLLVLLQPWMMRISRVIYLYFFVYYDEDTAEL
- a CDS encoding ABC transporter ATP-binding protein, with the protein product MKLFLHYLKRYKWLIGLALLLATINQVFSLLDPYIFGKLIDRFANHPNTTAKGIPRGQGDYISGVILLLLASMGVAMVSRIAKAFQDYFTNVIIQKFGASVYTDGLKHSLRLPYQQFEDQRSGETLAVLQKVRTDSEKFITAFVNVLFVALVGVIFVMVYAYTVNKSLVFVYTGGCLLLSWLMNVLSRKIKTIQKTIVKETTMLAGATTESLRNIELVKSLGLTNQEIRRLNSTTIRILMLELKKVRSIRSISFVQGTFVNFLRQVILFLLMYLIYGGSVTVGQLFTLQLYSFFIFGPLQELGNIILAYREAQVSLLNFQRILETPVEETPSNPVRISNIESLTFENVGFQHLTASTKALEQISFTVKTGETVAFVGPSGSGKTTLVKLLVGLYNPAEGNLYYNGIKSSGIDIEELRAQIGFVTQDTQLFSGTIRENLLFVNPRATDDDMLRVLKQASCDTLLARGDNGLDTMIGEGGMKVSGGEKQRLSIARALLRHPRLLVFDEATSALDSITEEAISNTVRAITATREHITVMIAHRLSTIMHADKIFVLEKGRIIETGNHIDLLAEKGLYYAMWRQQIGER